From the Daphnia magna isolate NIES linkage group LG3, ASM2063170v1.1, whole genome shotgun sequence genome, one window contains:
- the LOC116918693 gene encoding polycomb group protein Psc: MHQVSKLQITKLNPHLTCLLCGGYFIEATTIIECLHSFCKSCIVRYLETNKFCPVCEVQVHKTKPLLNIRSDQTLQDIVYKLVPGLFQHEMRLRREFYSKHPNDLPSNPEDRGEVTDHFIYSSDETICLSLEYADNIVDHKEDVEDVNDNQLNGKRFLRCPAAVTVGLLKRLIRGKYGLDTNHALDILCGDSFLCDEYSLVDLAYIYNWRRKGPMRLKYRIYQKVQNSTSLTNGTCVNEELPQKIPTTNKQETLDEEKKITNEVQLEISETGIMSVLNVVARNGITEDIDAPVSSSVSEKTERSDEKNSPSPKPEPGIESAPIQIPALSPPDISVNSKPETPVDCATSIDVKTGVPDEVKKVSDVSESSTAATTEIAGNSSVSHPIVSVRNKLTVSTNHKTPKPSPTSWNQSANRVGIKRTSNSVTSNDSCNTVSPEQSHPTPAKRAAPSSPSKAPRFFKVRNSSQSGCSDSNGMSCKVTGTSIASVTESPVQEVAVNLTKASSSPKKAFDKDRSLREGKTPSPRPEVSTNPIRPYSVPTVSQSKRQPSPSLAAEDAAARLKHLLNPISSASGTTTSQSSRDSSIQPLRFPAAAWLNLARGVPNRPAPLTLASGSPFSNRPPISPAHFISSFIASHPHYPYLSPLGLPPPPDGKKSLPSSTASSSSSSSSSSAVSQQTHKSTSPRTSNNFPTPTFNLNALQQCTYPSSLSPLLPNLPRELVGSFYHSSYVPRPFMSNRGSPHVSPKSLSSSSSSVNNNSGGGFHPSMPPTVTTTTTNSPSSTTGKKSSPGLRPLVPRRTVAPPPPLVPIGTTPSSVRSPPTLLPINEVVEKDLSAAKTTPSPTASNCKTVVESIVTRMDEDIKSDAASKPSDCEPVTAEQENQHSPRQENGKAEVDCGKVDALKILSPECSVSKTASDNVNSELENQSDSKVEVAATTPS, translated from the exons AAACCCTCCAAGATATAGTCTACAAATTAGTTCCTGGGCTTTTTCAAC atgAAATGCGCCTCAGGAGAGAATTCTACAGCAAACATCCTAATGATCTGCCTTCAAATCCAGAAGACCGAGGCGAAGTGACTGATCATTTTATTTACTCCTCTGATGAAACCATCTGTCTTTCATTGGAATATGCAGACAATATTGTGGATCACAAAGAAGATGTTGAGGACGTCAATGATAACCAGTTGAACGGAAAGCGATTCCTTCGATGCCCAGCTGCCGTTACAGTGGGCCTTTTGAAGCGTCTTATTCGTGGAAAATACGGGCTAGATACTAATCACGCTCTAGATATCCTCTGTGGAGACTCTTTTCTGTGCGACGAATATTCGCTAGTGGACCTAGCTTACATCTATAACTGGCGGCGGAAAGGTCCCATGAGACTGAAGTATCGTATTTACCAAAAGGTGCAGAATTCCACTTCTCTGACCAATGGCACCTGTGTTAATGAAGAACTTCCACAAAAAATtccaacaacaaacaaacaagagacGTTGGACGAGGAGAAAAAGATAACGAATGAAGTCCAACTTGAAATCAGTGAAACTGGTATTATGAGTGTCTTGAATGTAGTTGCAAGAAATGGCATTACAGAAGATATTGACGCCCCGGTTTCCAGTTCTGTCAGCGAAAAAACCGAACGATCTGACGAGAAAAATTCTCCTTCGCCCAAACCAGAGCCGGGCATTGAATCAGCGCCGATACAGATTCCCGCCCTTTCACCTCCTGATATTTCTGTTAATAGCAAACCAGAAACCCCAGTGGATTGTGCGACTTCTATTGATGTCAAAACGGGCGTTCCTGATGAAGTAAAAAAGGTGTCTGATGTTAGTGAGAGTTCTACTGCAGCTACGACGGAAATCGCTGGTAATTCTTCTGTCTCACATCCCATTGTATCGGTTCGCAATAAACTCACTGTGTCCACCAATCACAAAACGCCGAAACCATCGCCTACCTCGTGGAACCAAAGTGCGAACCGAGTAGGGATCAAGAGAACATCCAACTCAGTGACATCCAATGATAGTTGCAACACTGTAAGCCCTGAGCAAAGCCATCCTACCCCTGCCAAAAGAGCAGcaccttcaagcccatcaaaaGCACCTCGATTCTTCAAAGTACGTAATTCCTCGCAGTCCGGCTGTAGCGACAGTAATGGAATGTCGTGTAAGGTTACGGGAACCTCAATAGCATCTGTGACTGAATCGCCGGTTCAGGAGGTGGCTGTCAATTTGACCAAAGCCTCCAGTAGTCCTAAAAAGGCATTTGATAAAGACAGGTCGTTAAGAGAAGGGAAAACTCCATCCCCTCGACCAGAAGTCTCTACCAATCCAATACGTCCTTACTCCGTTCCAACGGTTTCTCAGTCAAAAAGACAACCATCGCCCAGTTTGGCTGCTGAGGATGCGGCTGCTCGCCTAAAGCATCTACTGAACCCCATTTCTTCAGCATCTGGTACAACGACGTCCCAATCTTCTAGGGACAGTTCTATTCAGCCACTAAGATTTCCAGCTGCAGCATGGCTTAATCTGGCGAGAGGGGTGCCAAATCGCCCAGCTCCGCTAACACTAGCATCAGGCTCGCCATTTAGCAATCGACCTCCGATTTCGCCAGCTCATTTCATATCCAGCTTTATAGCCTCCCACCCGCATTATCCCTACCTCTCTCCGTTGGGTCTTCCTCCTCCACCGGATGGAAAGAAATCTCTTCCCTCTTCGACGGCGTCGtcgtcatcatcgtcgtcttcttcgtcAGCCGTTTCCCAGCAAACGCACAAGTCGACCAGCCCAAGGACGTCTAACAACTTCCCCACACCTACTTTTAACCTGAATGCTTTACAGCAGTGTACTTACCCATCGAGCCTGTCCCCTTTGTTACCAAATCTTCCACGTGAATTGGTCGGTTCATTTTACCATTCATCGTATGTCCCTCGGCCTTTCATGTCAAATCGTGGAAGCCCCCACGTTTCTCCAAaatctctttcttcttcttcttcatctgtTAATAACAACAGTGGTGGAGGTTTTCATCCCTCGATGCCTCCGACtgtgacgacgacgacaaccaACAGTCCTTCTTCTACGACGGGAAAGAAATCATCGCCTGGTTTACGACCGCTTGTACCCCGACGAACTGTTGCCCCACCTCCCCCTTTAGTACCTATTGGGACTACCCCTAGTTCTGTGCGTTCACCGCCAACACTTCTCCCCATTAATGAAGTCGTCGAAAAAGACTTGTCTGCTGCTAAAACAACCCCTTCTCCGACAGCTTCGAACTGCAAAACAGTCGTGGAAAGCATTGTTACTCGGATGGACGAAGACATCAAAAGCGACGCAGCTTCTAAACCGAGTGATTGCGAACCTGTTACAGCtgaacaagaaaatcaacattCTCCTCGCCAAGAAAACGGCAAAGCAGAAGTGGATTGTGGGAAAGTCGATGCTCTGAAAATATTGTCACCCGAATGTTCGGTTAGTAAAACTGCGTCGGATAATGTCAATTCAGAACTAGAAAACCAATCAGATTCCAAGGTGGAAGTTGCTGCCACGACTCCGTCTTAA
- the LOC123466274 gene encoding COMM domain-containing protein 3-like isoform X2, translated as MVDNTFFELSSIVQSNLLSLSDTKTGVSLEEFGIIIDTVCNSLAKIPSTDESQNAIKQLEVNKPLGKLGPQRISELYTSLSKFIIQAASQNISSSQLESKLKTFNWSSEKIDRLMKVFLVNQSKIQAVLRLYGSSPPKLVDVNWRLDYRLETNTRGPVHELMYIIELILEDKGRREPLTFTASHAELEDLVNTLKDACHSVKRVALDYKKRETN; from the exons atggttgacaACACATTCTTCGAACTCTCTAGTATTGTTCAAAGTAACCTCCTATCACTTAGTGATACCAAAACAGGTGTTTCATTGGAAGAATTTGGTATAATCATCGATACCGTTTGTAATAGTTTGGCTAAGATCCCAAGCACGGACGAGTCACAAAATGCAATCAAGCAGTTAGAAG ttAACAAACCTTTAGGAAAATTGGGCCCACAGAGAATATCAGAGTTGTACACAAGCCTTTCTAAATTTATAATCCAAGCGGCATCCCAAAATATTTCATCCAGTCAACTGGAGTCTAAACTGAAAACATTCAACTGGTCCTCTGAAAAAATTGATAGACTTATGAAAGTCTTTTTGGTCAACCAAAGCAAAATCCAAGCAGTCCTAAGGCTGTATGGTTCAAGTCCACCAAAATTAGTTGATGTCAATTGGAGGCTAGATTATCGATTAGAG ACCAATACTAGAGGACCTGTTCATGAGTTGATGTATATTATTGAATTAATCCTGGAGGACAAAGGCCGCCGTGAGCCGTTGACCTTTACTGCGTCTCACGCAGAATTGGAAGACTTGGTGAACACACTTAAAGATGCGTGTCATTCTGTCAAACGTGTTGCATTG gattacaaaaaaagggaaacaaactAA
- the LOC123466274 gene encoding COMM domain-containing protein 3-like isoform X1, with product MVDNTFFELSSIVQSNLLSLSDTKTGVSLEEFGIIIDTVCNSLAKIPSTDESQNAIKQLEVNKPLGKLGPQRISELYTSLSKFIIQAASQNISSSQLESKLKTFNWSSEKIDRLMKVFLVNQSKIQAVLRLYGSSPPKLVDVNWRLDYRLETNTRGPVHELMYIIELILEDKGRREPLTFTASHAELEDLVNTLKDACHSVKRVALLKLGLQKKGNKLTHEVQ from the exons atggttgacaACACATTCTTCGAACTCTCTAGTATTGTTCAAAGTAACCTCCTATCACTTAGTGATACCAAAACAGGTGTTTCATTGGAAGAATTTGGTATAATCATCGATACCGTTTGTAATAGTTTGGCTAAGATCCCAAGCACGGACGAGTCACAAAATGCAATCAAGCAGTTAGAAG ttAACAAACCTTTAGGAAAATTGGGCCCACAGAGAATATCAGAGTTGTACACAAGCCTTTCTAAATTTATAATCCAAGCGGCATCCCAAAATATTTCATCCAGTCAACTGGAGTCTAAACTGAAAACATTCAACTGGTCCTCTGAAAAAATTGATAGACTTATGAAAGTCTTTTTGGTCAACCAAAGCAAAATCCAAGCAGTCCTAAGGCTGTATGGTTCAAGTCCACCAAAATTAGTTGATGTCAATTGGAGGCTAGATTATCGATTAGAG ACCAATACTAGAGGACCTGTTCATGAGTTGATGTATATTATTGAATTAATCCTGGAGGACAAAGGCCGCCGTGAGCCGTTGACCTTTACTGCGTCTCACGCAGAATTGGAAGACTTGGTGAACACACTTAAAGATGCGTGTCATTCTGTCAAACGTGTTGCATTG TTAAAACTAGgattacaaaaaaagggaaacaaactAACGCACGAAGTACAGTGA
- the LOC123466274 gene encoding COMM domain-containing protein 3-like isoform X3: MVDNTFFELSSIVQSNLLSLSDTKTGVSLEEFGIIIDTVCNSLAKIPSTDESQNAIKQLEVNKPLGKLGPQRISELYTSLSKFIIQAASQNISSSQLESKLKTFNWSSEKIDRLMKVFLVNQSKIQAVLRLYGSSPPKLVDVNWRLDYRLETNTRGPVHELMYIIELILEDKGRREPLTFTASHAELEDLVNTLKDACHSVKRVALV; this comes from the exons atggttgacaACACATTCTTCGAACTCTCTAGTATTGTTCAAAGTAACCTCCTATCACTTAGTGATACCAAAACAGGTGTTTCATTGGAAGAATTTGGTATAATCATCGATACCGTTTGTAATAGTTTGGCTAAGATCCCAAGCACGGACGAGTCACAAAATGCAATCAAGCAGTTAGAAG ttAACAAACCTTTAGGAAAATTGGGCCCACAGAGAATATCAGAGTTGTACACAAGCCTTTCTAAATTTATAATCCAAGCGGCATCCCAAAATATTTCATCCAGTCAACTGGAGTCTAAACTGAAAACATTCAACTGGTCCTCTGAAAAAATTGATAGACTTATGAAAGTCTTTTTGGTCAACCAAAGCAAAATCCAAGCAGTCCTAAGGCTGTATGGTTCAAGTCCACCAAAATTAGTTGATGTCAATTGGAGGCTAGATTATCGATTAGAG ACCAATACTAGAGGACCTGTTCATGAGTTGATGTATATTATTGAATTAATCCTGGAGGACAAAGGCCGCCGTGAGCCGTTGACCTTTACTGCGTCTCACGCAGAATTGGAAGACTTGGTGAACACACTTAAAGATGCGTGTCATTCTGTCAAACGTGTTGCATTGGTATGA